In the Nitrospiria bacterium genome, TTGATAAAGTTTAACATTCTCTTCACCTCCCTCCGTCTTCTAAATGGTTTTATCTTTTCTATTGAGCAATAATAATGCCAGTCATATTTTTCAGCCGAGGACGTCCAGTTTTGGGCAACACAGTGCGTGAATATAATATATAAAACAATGACTTATTTCTTTTATCTTTTTTGGTTCCAGAAACTTATTGTTTTTGGTGGAACAAGAAAAGATTATCCGAAAGGATAAGGGTAGGTGAAAATTAGATATGGCAACGAGTTGTTTTAGTGAATCTGTAGATTTTTGATTAATCGTGAAAGATATGAGGGTTGAAGGTTAAGCAGTTTCGAAGCTTGTATGCGGTTCCCATTGGTTTTTGCCAAGGCATTAGTTAAAATGTATTTTTTGTAGGATTTGACAGAGTCACGAAAAGGAAGAAAAGATTCCATTCGGGCCTCTTGATGAATAGGGAGGTTCAAGTCCTCGAGTTTTATTTGATTTCCAGATGAGAGCACGACGGCTCGCTCGATGGTGTTTTCAAGCTCCCTGACGTTTCCGGGCCAATCATAGACCGTTAAAGCTTCCAGTGCTTCCGGTGAAAAATCGAGGCCCGCTCTTTTTGTTTCATTCTGAAACCGGCAAAGAAAGTGCTTGGAAAGGGCGGATATATCTTCTTTCCGCTCTCTAAGGGAAGGAAGCTCGATCGGGATTACGTTAAGCCGAAAATAGAGGTCTTTGCGAAAGGAACCCTCTTCGACGGTCTTTTTTAAATTCCTATTGGTTGCCGCGATGATCCGGACATTTGCACGGATTGGGTCGTTCCCACCCACTCTTTCAAATTCTTTTTCTTGGAGAAATCGCAGGAGCTTAACCTGAAGAGAAGGCTTCATATCCCCAATTTCATCCAAAAAAACCGTACCTCCGTCCGCAATTTCTAGCTTACCCTTTCTTTGATGCTGGGCTCCCGTAAAGGCGCCTTTTTCATGGCCAAACAGTTCACTCTCCACCAATCCTTCTGAAAGAGCTACGCAGTTCACTGGAATAAAAGGCCCATTGGCTCGATCGCTCCACCGGTGAATTTGACGTGAAAAAACTTCCTTTCCAGTTCCGCTTTCGCCCAACAACAGAATGGTCGAATCGGTTACCGCGGCTTTTTTCGCTCTTTCAGCAGCGGTATGAATCAAAGGGCTTTCCCCTAGGACTAAAGGGTTTTTCGCCTTAACTTCATTCCAGAGAACATCGTGCTTCGTTTTGAGGTCGTTAAATTGCTTTGCATTTGTCCAAGCCAGTGCTGCGTGTGAGGCAAAGGCTGAGAGCAGTTGCATGTCCTCTTCCTTAAAAGGAATACGATTGTGTCCGTTCAACAATTCGATTATACCGATGACTT is a window encoding:
- a CDS encoding sigma-54-dependent Fis family transcriptional regulator, with amino-acid sequence MPPKSDEISSELIKASLLVNSSLDIEKVLESILQSAMKLIESEACSIMFLDEAKQDLLVFLALGEKGKEIQKLHVKMGQGVCGWVASKGKGIIVNDVSKDPRFFPGFDNLTGFKTRSILCAPLVNLGKVIGIIELLNGHNRIPFKEEDMQLLSAFASHAALAWTNAKQFNDLKTKHDVLWNEVKAKNPLVLGESPLIHTAAERAKKAAVTDSTILLLGESGTGKEVFSRQIHRWSDRANGPFIPVNCVALSEGLVESELFGHEKGAFTGAQHQRKGKLEIADGGTVFLDEIGDMKPSLQVKLLRFLQEKEFERVGGNDPIRANVRIIAATNRNLKKTVEEGSFRKDLYFRLNVIPIELPSLRERKEDISALSKHFLCRFQNETKRAGLDFSPEALEALTVYDWPGNVRELENTIERAVVLSSGNQIKLEDLNLPIHQEARMESFLPFRDSVKSYKKYILTNALAKTNGNRIQASKLLNLQPSYLSRLIKNLQIH